GCTGTACACGCTTGTAGCCGTGTCTTCTCAACGCTTCTTCGTAGTAGAGGTATGAGTTGTCGGCTTCCTGCAGCGCGAGGACGTCCGGCCTGGCTGAAACGATGGTGCGCACGGTGGCCTTCTTGCGTCGATCCCAGGCGAATCGACCCGTCCCACACGAGGTCTTGCAGACGTTGTACGTCGCGAAGCTCACTACGGGGTCGGCCTTCGCGGGAAGCATCAGGGCCGCTGTGACGGCGAGTTCGAGCATGAGTCCCCCTTTGGCAGCGGACTCTACCGGGCCCGAGCGAGCGCCCGCGTACTGCGCCCCCGGCCCGTTGCAGGAATAACACGCCGGCGTGTCGCCCAACAACGCAACACGAGCAGGTGGGTGGCGCGTGTTGCCTGGTCAGTCCGCCAGCGGCGGCCAGGCGATCCCGAACACGGATCCGCCGCCTTCGCGGGCGACCACGTAGACCCGGCCATCGTTGGCCTCGGCCACGTCTTTGACGATGGCAAGGCCGAGCCCGGACCCCGGCAGGCTGCGGGAGGCGACGGGACGGTAGAAGCGGTCGAACAGGTGGGGCACGTCCTCGGCGGGCACGCCCGGACCGCGGTCCATCACCTCGACGATGCCCTCGCGGACATGGATCTCGATCGACGAGCCGCTCGGGTCGAACTTGGCGGCGTTGTCGACCAGGTTCCACACCGCGCGCTCCACCGCCGCTCGGGGCGCCAGGATCTGGGACATCGTCCGCGTCCACCGTGATCTGGCGCTCGGTCCGGCGGCGGGCCCGGGTGGCGACCGACTCGGCGACCGCGGCCAAGGGCACCGGTTCCGGTTCGCCGTTGGCGCCCTGACCGCCGGCCAGCGCCAGTACCTCGTTGACCAATCCCGTCAGTTCCCGGGACTCCCCGCGCAGATCCGCGAGCACCCGGGC
This genomic interval from Candidatus Nanopelagicales bacterium contains the following:
- a CDS encoding sensor histidine kinase, encoding MERAVWNLVDNAAKFDPSGSSIEIHVREGIVEVMDRGPGVPAEDVPHLFDRFYRPVASRSLPGSGLGLAIVKDVAEANDGRVYVVAREGGGSVFGIAWPPLAD